The DNA sequence AGATAATATATTCCCATTTTCCTGGCAGGATATTTATTCTTTATTTGCGAAAGACTACTGTCAGATTGCCATTTAATCACAGGAAGAGGAATTGTCATCGAGAATCTTGAGCCCTTACCGGGTTCACTTAATACAGTAATTTCTCCTTTCATCAGGTGAACAAGATTACGACTAATTGCCAATCCCAATCCAGTACCTTTCTGCTGGTTGAAATCCTTATCATAGAGCTGTTCAAATGCATCAAATATGTGTTGCTGCTGATCAAGAGGAATGCCTATCCCGGTATCGATCACGCTAAAGATTGCCTGATCATTATAGTAGCTGTATTCCAGAGTGACAGATCCTGTTTCAGTGAATTTAATAGCATTGTTCATCAGATTTATCAGCACCTGATTGATCCTGAATTTATCACCCATCACCAGTTCAGGAATTTTACTGAGTGGTTTTATATTCAGGTCAAGATTTTGATCTCCTGCTTTCACAAGCATCATATAATATAAAGTCATAACCAGGTCATCAATTGAGAATTCATCATTATCAGCTATAATTTTTCCTGCTTCCAGTTTTGAGAAATCCAGAATACCATTGATCAGCGTTAGCAGATGTTTTCCACTTTGACGGATCATATTGAGTTTTTCCCTTTTCACGGCATCTGTTTCTTCTTCATAAAGCAATTCTGAAAAACCGATAATAGAATTAAGGGGAGTGCGGATTTCATGGCTCATATTGGCAAGGAAGGTGCTTCTGATCTTCATTCTCTGCTGCGCCTGTTGAGCCATATTTTCAGCGCTTTTACGCTGAATAGAAAAATTTATGGTTTTCAGCAGCAATCTGCTGTCCAGGGTTGAAATATCCAAATAGTCAAGAGCTCCTGCGGCTATTAGAAGCTCAGCCCGTGTTCTATTATAATAATTATCTACCAGTATGACCGGCATCTGTGGGTAATCTTTACAGAAATTAACTACAGCTTCATCTTTTAATTCATTGATACAAAGTACAATGATATCAAAGTCTTTTTCTCTTATTTCTTTTGCAATCCGGCTGAGGCTGCTGTGTGAAATTATTCTGATTTGTTGAGCACCAAAACTGAGCATGCTTTCCACGGCAGTACGGTTGGCAATCTTATTACTTAGCAGTAATAAATTTATTTCCTGATCCCATTGAAACTCACTGTTTTTAATCAAATTATCACCTCACGCTAACTGGGACTAACATTTGCTGAGCAGATATTTTATTGTCAATAAAGAAAAAGTTTATCAGTTGTTATTATGTGATATTTCCGTGGTATAATTGGCTGTAGAAGATATTGAGAGTATCATTTCGAGGGTAGTTTTACAGGATAAATATCGCCAATAACAAAAAAAGCTTGAATAAAATACGGTGTTCCTGGATTTTGTTTTAATCATAAAAATATGAATGTGAGATATATTGGAGGAAATTTAGATGTTTGAAATGATGCGGAGAAATGCTAAGCCTATCTTTTGGGTAGTTGCGATTATTTTTATAGTAGGAATGGCTTTTATGAGTGGTACAGGAGTATTTACCTCGAAGACGCCTTTCCTTGCCAAAATTGAAGGACAAAAGATCACTTATACTGATTATAAGCAGATGCTTCAGCGTGCTTATGGCAAATATGCAGAAGAGAATCCTGACACGGAAATCGATGATGCAGTAATGGATAAGATCAATAATGACACCTTTAAGCAATTAAAGGATGAGATCATTATGAACAAAGCGATCAAGAAGTATCGCATTAAGGTTACTGATGATGATGTAATTGAAAAATTAAATAATCCAGGTGATAATGTAAAACAAATTTCTGGTTTACAAACTGATGGTAAGTTTGATATGGACAAGTATAATGACGCCTTGATGAATGATGATCAGTTTGGTCAATACCTTGAAGCGTTATATCGTAATTCAATACCTTATGAGAAACTTTACAGCAGGATAAAGAGTGAAGTTGTGATCACTATGGACGACGTAAAGGAAGATTATATCAATAAAAATGATAAAGCTGATGCTAAGATCATCTTTTTTGATGCCAAAAAAATCAAAAGTGTGGAAGTTACTGACGATGAAATTACCGCATATTATGAAGAAAACAAAGAAGATTATAAAAAAGATCCTGCCAGAAAGTACAAATATGTGAAACTGTCACTGGAAGCATCTGATGCTGATAAAAACAGGGCAAAAACAAGAATAGATTCAATCTATGCCAAAGTAACTACCGAGAATTTTGCTGATATGGCAATTGAATATTCTGAAGGTCCTTCTGGACCAAACGGTGGAGATCTTAACTGGTTTGGTAGAGGCAAAATGGTCAAAGAATTTGATGAAATGGTTTTCAAAATGGCTGTTGGCGATATTTCAAAACCAATTTTAACTCAATTCGGATGGCATATTATCCATAAGCGCGATATACGCAAAACTGAAGACGGACAGGATGAAGTGCTTGCAAGTCACATCTTGATCAATGTAGAACCCAGCCAGCAGACCAAAGACAATCTGAGTGTAATTGCCATGGATATCTATGATCTTGCTGAGGAAGTGGGACTTGATTCTGCTGCCAGCCAGATGAAATATGAAGCAAAAGAGACCAGAGAGTTTTATGCAGATGCCACTTATATTTCTGGAATAGGCAGAGAAGAAAGCCTGGTGAAATTTGCTTTTGATAAAAAAGTGGGAACAGTAGCAGAACCCATTAAGCAAACAGATGACAGCTATATGATCGCAGAAATTTCTTATGAAGTTGGTGAACATTATCAGGATCTGGAAGAAGTAAAGTCCAAGATTAAAAGAACCCTGGAAACCAGTAGGAAAGCCGAAGTTGTATCAGCAAAAGCAGATTCATTCATGACAGCTTATCAACCGGAAGAATACCTTGCTAAAGCAGAGGAAGAAGGCTGGGAAATCGTGGATGCTACAGAAGTGACCATTGATAAAAGTATTCCTAAGATTCGGAAAGTAGATGAACTTAATAAAGCGATTCTTGATCTGGTTATAGACCAGCATACCGACTTGATCAAGGATGATAATGGTGCTTATATTGCTTTCATAACTTCTCGCACAAAACCTGATATGGAGAAATTTGAAACTGATAAAGATTCACTGCTGGAAACATTGCAGGAAACCAAGGAAACTGAACATCTCAATGAGTGGTATCAGGATATGATCCAGAATGCAGAAGTGATTGATAA is a window from the Candidatus Stygibacter australis genome containing:
- a CDS encoding ATP-binding protein; the encoded protein is MIKNSEFQWDQEINLLLLSNKIANRTAVESMLSFGAQQIRIISHSSLSRIAKEIREKDFDIIVLCINELKDEAVVNFCKDYPQMPVILVDNYYNRTRAELLIAAGALDYLDISTLDSRLLLKTINFSIQRKSAENMAQQAQQRMKIRSTFLANMSHEIRTPLNSIIGFSELLYEEETDAVKREKLNMIRQSGKHLLTLINGILDFSKLEAGKIIADNDEFSIDDLVMTLYYMMLVKAGDQNLDLNIKPLSKIPELVMGDKFRINQVLINLMNNAIKFTETGSVTLEYSYYNDQAIFSVIDTGIGIPLDQQQHIFDAFEQLYDKDFNQQKGTGLGLAISRNLVHLMKGEITVLSEPGKGSRFSMTIPLPVIKWQSDSSLSQIKNKYPARKMGIYYLNPEHKKALQIWCESSQINAMWLKPDNLPDNEFLMSDLILIPQELNKALKLKLTDFLANDYRTRFKPKIFYIFKNGKLFFVIAKKLIQANFYQPLQKFHDLTLKPKDFLDFINLFCEHIEHKGKEMIKIWKNNFKLDNPGLEDVLFEAILRMQDKVKNLNLAASENQHQKIEEIAHSLKGFTGQTCIYEISNKASLILEEMRNNKQDHHPEVIQRELAAINEILYLLPRKFIGVIPAFSQVSSHKNVLQFSPLNILVAEDNPINQAVIRDFLRHFKLNCTIVDNGQKALDELHENKYDLLFLDIQMPVLNGIETLKQIRSNPQLAEIFVVALTAYVFKETDDNFLKENCDAYLTKPFEKKNLLEILQKASEAYQLKTKAGNYEKSKIR
- a CDS encoding peptidylprolyl isomerase, with product MFEMMRRNAKPIFWVVAIIFIVGMAFMSGTGVFTSKTPFLAKIEGQKITYTDYKQMLQRAYGKYAEENPDTEIDDAVMDKINNDTFKQLKDEIIMNKAIKKYRIKVTDDDVIEKLNNPGDNVKQISGLQTDGKFDMDKYNDALMNDDQFGQYLEALYRNSIPYEKLYSRIKSEVVITMDDVKEDYINKNDKADAKIIFFDAKKIKSVEVTDDEITAYYEENKEDYKKDPARKYKYVKLSLEASDADKNRAKTRIDSIYAKVTTENFADMAIEYSEGPSGPNGGDLNWFGRGKMVKEFDEMVFKMAVGDISKPILTQFGWHIIHKRDIRKTEDGQDEVLASHILINVEPSQQTKDNLSVIAMDIYDLAEEVGLDSAASQMKYEAKETREFYADATYISGIGREESLVKFAFDKKVGTVAEPIKQTDDSYMIAEISYEVGEHYQDLEEVKSKIKRTLETSRKAEVVSAKADSFMTAYQPEEYLAKAEEEGWEIVDATEVTIDKSIPKIRKVDELNKAILDLVIDQHTDLIKDDNGAYIAFITSRTKPDMEKFETDKDSLLETLQETKETEHLNEWYQDMIQNAEVIDNRSVYDL